The following proteins are co-located in the Penaeus monodon isolate SGIC_2016 chromosome 35, NSTDA_Pmon_1, whole genome shotgun sequence genome:
- the LOC119595019 gene encoding uncharacterized protein LOC119595019, with amino-acid sequence MEMYPVQPVPKYSDPKAYRPISLLSCIGKTMERIILTQQNPRTPQKIFTFRKNAGTSDNMASFRSILDHGTATLVLLDLEKAFELADLVIITSILADKGIKGKLLAWTSDFLTKITIPDP; translated from the coding sequence ATGGAAATGTACCCTGTCCAGCCAGTTCCCAAGTACTCCGATCCAAAAGCATACAGaccaatctctctcctcagctgtatAGGCAAAACCATGGAGAGAATAATCCTCACACAACAAAATCCCAGAACTCCACAAAAGATCTTCACCTTCAGAAAAAATGCAGGTACTTCTGATAACATGGCTTCCTTCAGATCCATCCTTGACCACGGTACTGCCACACTCGTCCTTCTGGACCTCGAAAAGGCCTTTGAACTTGCAGACCTAGTGATCATCACATCAATTCTTGCTGACAAAGGTATCAAAGGAAAACTGCTTGCATGGACCTCTGATTTCCTCACCAAGATCACCATTCCCGATCCTTAG
- the LOC119594977 gene encoding ESF1 homolog isoform X1 — MKKEQNINTNKMKGKKWKEKKKGKKASGMEDDMKEVLADPRFTHVASDLRLRYMPKDERKVKLDSRFSSVLTDDKFYEKYTMDPRGRKGNYSTKEDLLRFYRMSSDEESSDEEKASSTDEEESMEEGEKVDAESQGKQKKNNKKDSKQNIQRAKDDLKEKEIRRDKRESIDEEEAERRDRTAKEVADIPDDLREKLQDLDMDYARGELFFSDDSSDDDSSTTDEEDEPEEFEWGELDHDAEWETEDNEVEETSRLALCNMDWDRIKAADIMKLFTSFCPRGGSVRKVTIYPSEFGKERMAEEVLKGPCELVSGPADEDDDINLVDLEKLERGILDSSTGANAKHYETLRRYQRNRLLYYYAVIECDTIDTAKIIYKECDRQPFEETGILIDLRYIPADMTFDDEVFDRCEAVPDTYEPKHFITTALQLSQPSLTWDETDPDRQRILSTAMTKALRGEEVDEEYLKGFVASGSECEDEESLQSDDDDESEDEDAKAARIAKFRALIKEIDEKENKKKQEHIHMEEMFAVEEDSEEEEEEEDAETAEEDVVKEKSDLNPFEKYLEKRKAKKKEKEQKKKRVKNTESDDTDESDYDDVPEDVNLKSDPYFAEEIKKMKGEKKQKNSSKSKKSSVEETEGESKQGDLELLLMDEDDAEKKHFNMRDIIEDNKEKKKRRMSKNKKKLEKMKEKEIEKQKAVDDFEINAADSRFSQLFSSGDYNIDPSHSQFKRTKAMDTLISNIQQKRAAETYENVPDSKRSKADFKKKTDHELSLLVKRVKGKTQRNKC; from the exons atgaagaaagaacaaaacataaatacaaacaag ATGAAAGGTAAGaagtggaaagagaagaagaaggggaagaaagcctCGGGAATGGAGGATGACATGAAGGAGGTCTTGGCCGACCCTCGCTTCACCCACGTTGCTTCCGACCTGAGGCTGAGATACATGCCCAAAGATGAACGCAAAGTCAAACTTGATAGTCGCTTCTCTTCTGTACTTACG GATGACAAATTCTACGAGAAGTATACCATGGACCCAAGGGGTAGAAAAGGGAACTACTCCACAAAGGAGGACCTTCTCAGATTTTATCGCATGTCATCGGATGAGGAGAGTAGTGACGAAGAAAAGGCGTCCTCcacagatgaagaagaaagtatggaggagggagagaaggtggacgCTGAAAgccaaggaaaacagaaaaagaataataagaaggattCAAAACAGAATATACAAAGGGCAAAAGACGatttgaaggaaaaggagatcagaagagataaaagggaatCCATAGACGAGGAAGAAG cggaaagaagagacagaacagCCAAAGAGGTCGCAGATATCCCAGACGACCTGCGAGAAAAGCTCCAAGACTTGGACATGGACTATGCCCGTGGCGAGCTGTTCTTCTCAGATGACTCCTCCGATGACGACTCCAGCACAACGGATGAGGAAGATGAACCGGAGGAGTTTGAATGGGGAGAGCTTGACCACGATGCAGAGTGGGAGACTGAAGACAATGAAGTAGAG GAAACTTCTCGTCTTGCTCTGTGTAACATGGACTGGGATCGCATCAAGGCAGCAGATATCATGAAACTCTTTACTTCCTTCTGTCCAAGAGGTGGATCTGTAAGAAAAGTAACAATATATCCATCTGAATTCGGAAAGGAACGCATGGCAGAAGAAGTCTTAAAAGGACCTTGCGAGTTAGTTTCAGGCCCAgcagacgaagatgatgatataaatctTGTTGATCTTGAGAAACTAGAAAGAG GTATTTTGGATTCCAGTACTGGAGCAAATGCAAAACATTATGAGACATTAAGGAGATATCAGCGCAATCGTCTTCTCTACTACTATGCTGTTATAGAGTGTGATACTATTGACACAGCTAAAATCATCTACAAAGAGTGTGATCGGCAGCCTTTCGAAGAGACAGGAATTCTCATTGACTTGAGATACATTCCTGCTGACATGACTTTTGATGATGAG GTTTTTGACAGATGTGAAGCCGTACCTGACACATATGAGCCCAAACATTTCATCACAACTGCTCTCCAGTTATCTCAACCATCACTGACCTGGGATGAAacagacccagacagacagaggatCCTATCAACAGCAATGACAAAAGCTCTGAGGGGTGAAGAAGTGGATGAGGAATATTTGAAG ggtttTGTTGCTTCAGGCAGTGAATGTGAAGATGAAGAATCTTTACaaagtgatgacgatgacgaaagTGAGGACGAAGATGCCAAAGCTGCTCGTATTGCAAAATTTAGAGCTCTCattaaagaaatagatgaaaaagagaataagaaaaaacaggAGCATATACACATGGAAGAAATGTTTGCTGTGGAAGAGGattcagaggaagaagaagaagaggaggatgccGAGACAGCAGAGGAAGATGTTGTAAAGGAAAAGTCAGACCTCAATCCCTTTGAAAAGTATTTAGAGAAACGTAAagccaagaagaaagaaaaggaacagaagaagaagcgCGTAAAGAATACTGAAAGTGACGACACGGATGAAAGTGACTATGACGACGTTCCGGAAGATGTTAACTTAAAGAGTGATCCATACTTTGCTGAGGAGAtcaagaaaatgaaaggggagaagaaacagaagaactcAAGTAAGAGTAAAAAGAGTAGCGTAGAGGAAACCGAAGGGGAAAGTAAG CAGGGTGATCTGGAGTTGTTGCTTATGGACGAAGATGATGCAGAGAAGAAGCACTTTAACATGAGAGACATTATTGAAGataacaaggagaagaaaaagaggaggatgagcaagaacaagaagaaacttgaaaagatgaaggagaaggagattgagAAGCAAAAGGCTGTAGACGATTTTGAG ATAAATGCAGCAGATTCGAGGTTTTCCCAGCTCTTCTCATCCGGAGACTATAATATCGATCCGTCACATTCGCAGTTTAAAAGAACGAAGGCTATGGATACACTTATTAGTAATATACAGCAGAAGAGAGCTGCTGAGACATACGAGAATGTG
- the LOC119594977 gene encoding ESF1 homolog isoform X2, translating to MKKEQNINTNKMKGKKWKEKKKGKKASGMEDDMKEVLADPRFTHVASDLRLRYMPKDERKVKLDSRFSSVLTDDKFYEKYTMDPRGRKGNYSTKEDLLRFYRMSSDEESSDEEKASSTDEEESMEEGEKVDAESQGKQKKNNKKDSKQNIQRAKDDLKEKEIRRDKRESIDEEEAERRDRTAKEVADIPDDLREKLQDLDMDYARGELFFSDDSSDDDSSTTDEEDEPEEFEWGELDHDAEWETEDNEVEETSRLALCNMDWDRIKAADIMKLFTSFCPRGGSVRKVTIYPSEFGKERMAEEVLKGPCELVSGPADEDDDINLVDLEKLERGILDSSTGANAKHYETLRRYQRNRLLYYYAVIECDTIDTAKIIYKECDRQPFEETGILIDLRYIPADMTFDDEVFDRCEAVPDTYEPKHFITTALQLSQPSLTWDETDPDRQRILSTAMTKALRGEEVDEEYLKGFVASGSECEDEESLQSDDDDESEDEDAKAARIAKFRALIKEIDEKENKKKQEHIHMEEMFAVEEDSEEEEEEEDAETAEEDVVKEKSDLNPFEKYLEKRKAKKKEKEQKKKRVKNTESDDTDESDYDDVPEDVNLKSDPYFAEEIKKMKGEKKQKNSSKSKKSSVEETEGESKGDLELLLMDEDDAEKKHFNMRDIIEDNKEKKKRRMSKNKKKLEKMKEKEIEKQKAVDDFEINAADSRFSQLFSSGDYNIDPSHSQFKRTKAMDTLISNIQQKRAAETYENVPDSKRSKADFKKKTDHELSLLVKRVKGKTQRNKC from the exons atgaagaaagaacaaaacataaatacaaacaag ATGAAAGGTAAGaagtggaaagagaagaagaaggggaagaaagcctCGGGAATGGAGGATGACATGAAGGAGGTCTTGGCCGACCCTCGCTTCACCCACGTTGCTTCCGACCTGAGGCTGAGATACATGCCCAAAGATGAACGCAAAGTCAAACTTGATAGTCGCTTCTCTTCTGTACTTACG GATGACAAATTCTACGAGAAGTATACCATGGACCCAAGGGGTAGAAAAGGGAACTACTCCACAAAGGAGGACCTTCTCAGATTTTATCGCATGTCATCGGATGAGGAGAGTAGTGACGAAGAAAAGGCGTCCTCcacagatgaagaagaaagtatggaggagggagagaaggtggacgCTGAAAgccaaggaaaacagaaaaagaataataagaaggattCAAAACAGAATATACAAAGGGCAAAAGACGatttgaaggaaaaggagatcagaagagataaaagggaatCCATAGACGAGGAAGAAG cggaaagaagagacagaacagCCAAAGAGGTCGCAGATATCCCAGACGACCTGCGAGAAAAGCTCCAAGACTTGGACATGGACTATGCCCGTGGCGAGCTGTTCTTCTCAGATGACTCCTCCGATGACGACTCCAGCACAACGGATGAGGAAGATGAACCGGAGGAGTTTGAATGGGGAGAGCTTGACCACGATGCAGAGTGGGAGACTGAAGACAATGAAGTAGAG GAAACTTCTCGTCTTGCTCTGTGTAACATGGACTGGGATCGCATCAAGGCAGCAGATATCATGAAACTCTTTACTTCCTTCTGTCCAAGAGGTGGATCTGTAAGAAAAGTAACAATATATCCATCTGAATTCGGAAAGGAACGCATGGCAGAAGAAGTCTTAAAAGGACCTTGCGAGTTAGTTTCAGGCCCAgcagacgaagatgatgatataaatctTGTTGATCTTGAGAAACTAGAAAGAG GTATTTTGGATTCCAGTACTGGAGCAAATGCAAAACATTATGAGACATTAAGGAGATATCAGCGCAATCGTCTTCTCTACTACTATGCTGTTATAGAGTGTGATACTATTGACACAGCTAAAATCATCTACAAAGAGTGTGATCGGCAGCCTTTCGAAGAGACAGGAATTCTCATTGACTTGAGATACATTCCTGCTGACATGACTTTTGATGATGAG GTTTTTGACAGATGTGAAGCCGTACCTGACACATATGAGCCCAAACATTTCATCACAACTGCTCTCCAGTTATCTCAACCATCACTGACCTGGGATGAAacagacccagacagacagaggatCCTATCAACAGCAATGACAAAAGCTCTGAGGGGTGAAGAAGTGGATGAGGAATATTTGAAG ggtttTGTTGCTTCAGGCAGTGAATGTGAAGATGAAGAATCTTTACaaagtgatgacgatgacgaaagTGAGGACGAAGATGCCAAAGCTGCTCGTATTGCAAAATTTAGAGCTCTCattaaagaaatagatgaaaaagagaataagaaaaaacaggAGCATATACACATGGAAGAAATGTTTGCTGTGGAAGAGGattcagaggaagaagaagaagaggaggatgccGAGACAGCAGAGGAAGATGTTGTAAAGGAAAAGTCAGACCTCAATCCCTTTGAAAAGTATTTAGAGAAACGTAAagccaagaagaaagaaaaggaacagaagaagaagcgCGTAAAGAATACTGAAAGTGACGACACGGATGAAAGTGACTATGACGACGTTCCGGAAGATGTTAACTTAAAGAGTGATCCATACTTTGCTGAGGAGAtcaagaaaatgaaaggggagaagaaacagaagaactcAAGTAAGAGTAAAAAGAGTAGCGTAGAGGAAACCGAAGGGGAAAGTAAG GGTGATCTGGAGTTGTTGCTTATGGACGAAGATGATGCAGAGAAGAAGCACTTTAACATGAGAGACATTATTGAAGataacaaggagaagaaaaagaggaggatgagcaagaacaagaagaaacttgaaaagatgaaggagaaggagattgagAAGCAAAAGGCTGTAGACGATTTTGAG ATAAATGCAGCAGATTCGAGGTTTTCCCAGCTCTTCTCATCCGGAGACTATAATATCGATCCGTCACATTCGCAGTTTAAAAGAACGAAGGCTATGGATACACTTATTAGTAATATACAGCAGAAGAGAGCTGCTGAGACATACGAGAATGTG